One genomic region from Thermomicrobium sp. 4228-Ro encodes:
- a CDS encoding VIT1/CCC1 transporter family protein, translating into MNDRQEAAVRYRTNLQDEIDSATLYRALAEAEHTLELREVFERLAAMEEQHARFWEEKLQELGVSVPQPRPSWRTRVLVWVARRFGPAVVIPTITAREWADQAKYDAQPEAARANLPQTEHQHARILQLIGRERPSGLPGSALAALEGRHRAVGGNALRAAVLGANDGLVSNLSLVMGVAGADLAPRTILLTGIAGLLAGSLSMAMGEWLSVQSARELFEHQIRIERDELIAFPEEEREELELIYRAKGVPAETARQLADRLIREGAPALETLVREELAIDPEELGGSAWEAAIASFLLFSVGAIVPVLPYIAWGGIRAAVASVVLSGLALFLLGAGITVITGRSALRSGLRQVLIGLAAAAITFGVGRLFGIALAG; encoded by the coding sequence GTGAACGACAGGCAGGAGGCCGCTGTCCGGTATCGCACGAACCTCCAGGACGAGATCGACAGCGCGACGCTCTACCGGGCACTCGCCGAAGCCGAGCACACACTGGAACTGCGCGAGGTATTCGAGCGACTGGCAGCGATGGAGGAGCAACACGCCCGATTTTGGGAGGAGAAGCTCCAGGAACTCGGCGTTTCCGTACCGCAGCCGCGACCGAGCTGGCGGACGCGGGTACTGGTGTGGGTCGCACGCCGCTTCGGACCTGCCGTGGTCATCCCGACGATCACGGCACGCGAGTGGGCAGACCAGGCGAAGTACGATGCGCAGCCCGAGGCCGCACGTGCGAATCTCCCCCAAACGGAGCACCAGCACGCGCGGATCCTGCAGCTCATCGGGCGTGAGCGCCCGAGCGGGCTACCGGGGAGTGCCCTCGCAGCGCTGGAGGGAAGACATCGCGCGGTCGGTGGGAACGCGCTGCGTGCCGCGGTGTTGGGGGCCAACGACGGGCTCGTCTCCAATCTGAGCCTGGTCATGGGTGTCGCGGGAGCTGACCTCGCTCCGCGGACGATCCTGCTCACCGGGATCGCTGGGCTCCTCGCTGGTTCCCTTTCGATGGCGATGGGTGAGTGGTTGTCGGTACAGAGCGCTCGCGAACTCTTCGAGCACCAGATCCGGATCGAGCGCGACGAATTGATCGCATTCCCGGAAGAGGAGCGCGAGGAACTCGAACTCATTTACCGAGCGAAGGGGGTACCGGCCGAGACGGCACGGCAACTCGCCGACCGGCTGATCCGCGAGGGTGCACCCGCACTCGAGACGCTCGTCCGGGAGGAACTGGCCATCGACCCCGAGGAGCTGGGCGGTTCGGCATGGGAAGCCGCGATCGCGTCCTTCCTGCTCTTCTCGGTCGGAGCCATCGTCCCCGTCCTGCCGTACATCGCCTGGGGCGGGATACGGGCAGCAGTGGCGAGCGTCGTGCTGAGCGGGCTGGCCCTGTTTCTCCTCGGAGCCGGGATCACGGTCATCACCGGTCGCAGCGCACTTCGCTCCGGGTTGCGGCAAGTGCTGATCGGGCTGGCAGCTGCCGCGATCACCTTCGGCGTCGGACGACTCTTCGGTATCGCCCTCGCTGGATGA
- a CDS encoding FAD-binding oxidoreductase, whose protein sequence is MFRTWHGEERALDPGALDAFRTALQGEVRTPGDAGYDEARAVWNGTIDRHPALIVSAQTVEDVQQVVAFAQQHEIRLAVRGGGHNFAGHSTYDGGIVLDLSPMRQLQIDPARCLAVPGPGLCWADLDAATQQHGLAVTGGQISHTGIAGFTLGGGMGWLARQLGLTIDHLLAADIVTADGTLRRAAPDADVDLYWAIRGGSGNFGVATSFTHRLQPAGPEVSVYQLAFPIEAAAPVFPEAEKLLEASPPSLSATFVFLTIPEGVPADALMLVSTASSELAVQSFARFRRLGTPVFEETVRVPYTALQRMLDQVAAPGLRYYGRGNFLDTLDPLVIEPLASAYLEAPSPQSLVLFVRLDGAVATVPPAAMALAHRNRPWAVTALAI, encoded by the coding sequence GTGTTCCGTACCTGGCACGGTGAAGAACGGGCACTCGATCCCGGTGCTCTCGATGCGTTCCGTACGGCTCTCCAGGGCGAGGTCCGTACTCCTGGTGATGCGGGCTACGACGAGGCTCGTGCTGTCTGGAACGGGACGATCGATCGTCACCCGGCGTTGATCGTTTCTGCTCAGACAGTCGAAGACGTGCAGCAGGTCGTGGCGTTCGCTCAGCAGCACGAGATACGACTGGCTGTGCGGGGCGGCGGCCACAATTTCGCTGGTCACTCGACGTACGACGGTGGAATCGTGCTCGATCTCTCTCCGATGAGGCAGCTTCAGATCGATCCCGCTCGGTGCCTGGCGGTGCCCGGCCCTGGCCTTTGCTGGGCGGACCTGGACGCGGCGACGCAGCAGCACGGTCTCGCAGTGACCGGCGGACAGATTTCGCACACCGGTATCGCTGGATTCACGCTCGGCGGCGGGATGGGGTGGTTGGCACGGCAACTCGGTTTGACGATCGACCATCTCCTCGCCGCTGACATCGTGACCGCCGACGGTACGCTCCGGCGCGCAGCACCGGACGCTGACGTCGATCTCTACTGGGCGATCCGCGGTGGCAGTGGGAACTTCGGTGTCGCGACGTCTTTCACCCACCGGTTGCAGCCGGCCGGGCCGGAAGTCTCCGTCTACCAGTTGGCTTTCCCGATCGAAGCTGCCGCACCAGTCTTCCCGGAAGCCGAGAAGCTTCTGGAAGCGAGCCCACCGAGTCTGTCGGCAACCTTCGTCTTCCTGACGATACCGGAAGGCGTGCCGGCCGATGCACTGATGCTCGTATCGACGGCATCCAGCGAGCTGGCCGTGCAGAGTTTCGCACGGTTCCGCAGACTCGGAACTCCTGTCTTCGAGGAGACCGTCCGGGTGCCGTACACTGCGCTGCAACGCATGCTCGACCAGGTCGCTGCACCGGGGCTCCGTTACTACGGTCGCGGCAACTTCCTCGACACGCTCGATCCGCTCGTCATCGAACCGCTGGCCAGTGCTTACCTGGAAGCGCCATCGCCACAGAGTCTTGTTCTGTTTGTTCGTCTCGACGGCGCAGTCGCCACAGTTCCACCGGCGGCCATGGCGCTCGCGCATCGCAACCGGCCCTGGGCGGTGACCGCCCTGGCGATCTGA
- a CDS encoding DUF554 domain-containing protein, which yields MELIEVWSRTNGTVINAATVAVGTTFGLLLHGRLPERMQRIAVQGVGLTTVFIALSMAGSLGKATVGRLDGIVLGLLTLVVGGLLGEWWRVEEGLEGIGNRIKQWVGGGGSFTEGFVAASLLFCVGPMTLIGSLNNGLTGDATLLIIKATLDGLSSVALASAYGIGVGFSILVILVYQGGVSLAAGALAQLLPDPASDPRVLLVTGVGGLMMIGIAINLLGIGRVRVGSFLPALLLAPFVSMVARWFA from the coding sequence ATGGAGCTGATCGAGGTGTGGTCGCGAACCAATGGCACTGTGATCAACGCCGCGACGGTCGCTGTCGGCACGACGTTCGGTTTGCTGTTGCATGGTCGTTTACCGGAACGCATGCAGCGCATCGCTGTTCAAGGAGTCGGGCTCACGACCGTCTTCATCGCACTCTCGATGGCGGGAAGTCTCGGTAAAGCGACCGTCGGGCGTCTCGATGGGATCGTGTTGGGGCTCCTGACGCTCGTCGTGGGTGGTCTTCTCGGAGAGTGGTGGCGGGTCGAGGAAGGGCTCGAGGGAATCGGGAACCGGATCAAGCAGTGGGTCGGCGGCGGGGGGTCGTTCACGGAGGGCTTCGTTGCCGCGAGCCTCCTGTTCTGCGTCGGACCGATGACGCTCATCGGCTCGCTCAACAACGGTCTGACTGGTGACGCGACGCTCCTCATTATCAAAGCCACGCTCGATGGGCTCTCCAGCGTCGCGCTCGCCAGTGCCTATGGCATCGGTGTCGGCTTCTCGATCCTGGTGATCCTCGTCTACCAGGGCGGCGTCTCCCTCGCGGCCGGTGCGCTCGCGCAGCTTCTCCCCGATCCGGCCAGTGATCCCCGTGTGCTCCTCGTAACAGGTGTCGGCGGCCTCATGATGATCGGTATCGCCATCAACCTGCTGGGGATCGGTCGCGTGCGGGTGGGCTCGTTCCTTCCCGCCTTGCTCCTGGCACCGTTCGTCTCGATGGTCGCTCGCTGGTTCGCTTGA
- a CDS encoding N(4)-(beta-N-acetylglucosaminyl)-L-asparaginase translates to MTKRDVRGIVVGSRNAAVGFPYAIEVLRRGGTALEAAIAAVKAVEDDLRDQGVGTGGIPNILGEVELDASVMDGRTLAAGAVGALKHYPHPIEVARRIMECTPHVMLVGDGAELFARTHGFQPANLLTPEAEAIWRAVIRGERSTEQNVYEDHYQLYMSVVRRWRQLLHRELFGTTNVIVRDLAGNIASAVSTSGWGFKWPGRLGDSPIIGAGNYADNRFGAAACTGRGEMAIRCATAHSVVMYLRFGFTLEDALRQAMLDLRALDDPYAEADTVMNIVAMDRDGNVAAASTSPEATYVVQTIDMETYEERPRLHVPLRE, encoded by the coding sequence ATGACAAAACGTGACGTTCGTGGCATCGTCGTCGGTAGCCGCAATGCTGCCGTCGGGTTTCCTTACGCGATCGAGGTGCTGCGGCGCGGCGGCACTGCGCTCGAAGCTGCGATCGCTGCAGTGAAAGCAGTCGAGGACGATCTGCGCGATCAGGGAGTTGGCACTGGCGGTATCCCGAATATCCTCGGTGAGGTGGAACTCGATGCGAGCGTGATGGATGGTCGGACGCTCGCCGCTGGCGCAGTCGGTGCCCTCAAACATTACCCGCATCCGATCGAAGTTGCCCGCCGGATCATGGAGTGTACGCCGCACGTCATGCTCGTCGGTGACGGAGCCGAGCTCTTCGCGCGTACCCACGGTTTCCAGCCGGCGAATCTCCTCACACCGGAGGCAGAGGCGATCTGGCGTGCGGTGATCCGCGGTGAACGCAGTACCGAGCAGAACGTGTACGAAGATCACTACCAACTGTATATGTCGGTCGTCCGTCGATGGCGCCAGCTCCTTCACCGCGAGCTCTTCGGCACGACCAATGTCATCGTGCGTGACCTCGCTGGCAACATCGCGAGTGCGGTCTCGACGAGCGGGTGGGGTTTCAAGTGGCCGGGGCGACTCGGTGACTCGCCGATCATCGGTGCGGGGAACTACGCGGACAACCGTTTCGGCGCTGCAGCCTGTACCGGCCGTGGGGAGATGGCCATTCGCTGTGCCACCGCGCACAGCGTCGTCATGTACTTGCGGTTCGGTTTCACCCTCGAGGACGCGCTCCGCCAGGCGATGCTCGATCTCCGTGCCCTGGACGACCCCTATGCCGAGGCCGATACCGTCATGAACATCGTCGCGATGGATCGCGACGGCAATGTGGCCGCTGCCTCGACATCGCCCGAGGCGACATATGTCGTCCAGACGATCGACATGGAGACGTACGAGGAACGCCCTCGCCTGCACGTTCCGCTCCGAGAATGA
- a CDS encoding BBE domain-containing protein has protein sequence MPALPKAVYVNELGDEGNERVRAAYGPNYERLSQLKRRYDPNNLFRLSQNILPA, from the coding sequence TTGCCTGCTCTGCCGAAGGCCGTCTACGTCAACGAACTCGGTGACGAGGGGAACGAGCGCGTGCGTGCTGCCTACGGCCCGAATTACGAGCGTTTGAGCCAGCTCAAGCGACGGTACGATCCCAACAACCTCTTCCGCCTCAGTCAAAACATCCTGCCAGCTTGA